ATACATACCATTGGAGCCTTCGATGATGTCGATACTGTTTTCCCGAGAGCACATACGACATTTCATGTAAAAATTGAACCCTTTCGGATTGCGCGAATCCTCGTTGATGTGCTCGCTTTCGGTCAGATCGTGCCACTTGTCGGACACTTCACCACAGTTAGAACATTTGATTTTCAGGAAGAACGTATAGTTCGGATGGTTAGTCTTGAGTTCTTCGATGTTTTCCAGCGTCGCTTTTATCTGCAAACCAATTTTGCCCATGTTTGCGACAAGATTTGAAGGTGCTGGGGTGGTTCCAGTGACCAGTTACACTCACGAAATTAAAGGAAGTCGGAAAATAACCACGTAGATTATCTCGAAATGTCCAACCGGCTTGTTCcggagaatattttgtttatttcttttaatttttatcgaaTTGGcatgttttgaaaatgttgcaTTTGACAGTTCTTTCTAGCGTACGTTTATCAGCCATAGTTCAGCGGCCAAAATACGCGTACTACGCGCGTACGTTCCCAAAGGGAGTTGCGGCTTACACCTCGTTTTGTTTATATACAATACCGATTCCACCGATGGTTTcacaaaaaccttcaaaaaacTCTCCTTAAGTTATGGCTTTCTTGGCGCCATCCTGCTGCCGACTTTGCCTCAATAGTCCACCCTCAGATTCGCTCGTTTTTTCCGTCTTCGATACCTTCCAGGGTAAAGTTCTGTCGCAGCTGATCGAGGAGCTCTTTGCTATAAAGGTAAGTTGTGCGCTTCATCTTTATAAAGCATTTGTTTGTTAGTGCTGATTGTATCTACCGTTCTGCAAAAAGATCCTGGAAGATGATCGACTTCTATCGCTGTGTCTGGAGTGCGTAAATCGTATAAATACGGTACACAAGATCAAGCAGTTATTCGTAGAGAATGATCGCAAACTGCACGAATTGCTACCAAACCATCCTCCGTCAAGCGACGCCTTTGTGGAAGAGTTGGTGTATGATGTATTTACTGTCGGCAATACGGATACCAGTGCGGACATTGCAGGTGAAGGTTCCTCCGTTAGCCATGAGGCTGCAGTACAGGAAAGTAGTGAACCAACAGCACCATCCCCATCCCATGGGTCCATCGATGAAGATATGAACGATGACACTCCAGCACACCTATACCCGGATGCCAAAGATGAGCCTGCAAACAAAAGTCCACAGTCATCACCTATCAAGACACCTTCTTCCGCTACCCAAGCCAATGCTCAACtaccacaaaacaaatgctaCTTTTGCGGAGTAATCTTCGAAAGTCAGATAAAGTTTACTCATCATCTACCGAGCCATTTTGCGGATGTACCTTACACCTGCACGGAATGTGATGGATTGGTCTTTAAAACGGTCCGAGAAGCGAGCAAACATATCTCCTACCACGACGCAAACGAACGGCCCTTCAAGTGCCGCATCTGTACGTTACGCTTTCCAACGCGCGTTAACAGTTTGACCCACGAACGGAAGATACATCGCTTTAAGTTGAAACGAATAGAGGCAACCAAAGCGAAAGGTTCcagcaacaaacaacgaaCCTCTGAAAGACGGAGCACGACggtgcaaaagaaacaaaacatcccCAAATCAAACTCTTCACCCAAGCTGGTTGCCATCGAACACGTGTGCGAAATATGTGATAAAAAGTTTACCGCGAAGAAAAATCTTACCCGCCATCTTATGATCCACACGGGTGAGAAACCGTTCAAGTGTGATCGATGCGATCGGTCGTTCCGGCAGGCAGGCGAGCTAAAGAAACATCTGTGCCTTCATTCGACGAAGCGCGAATGCACCGAACAGCGAACACCAGCCATTAAAAGGTCCCCCAGTGGGAGTTCAGGTTCCGGCTCTACGGATGCCAAGTGTGTAAATAAAAGAAGCAGCGGAAGGTGTTTGGTTTCATGCTAAAATGTCGGCATCGAGTCGCTTTAAGTATTCATTTATTATCACTATTGAATGAATTTGGCATTTTGTTCTCTACGCAGACACCACGGAAGGACTACGGAGGTAAGTACATACAGACGTACATCTACGAAGACGAAAAGCACTTCGCTTAACAGGTACAGTCAACCGTCTTACAACGAATTTAGTCAGTTTCAGTTTTTTAATCGTACTCCGATTCCTTCCGTACTTGTATCAAAAGTCCCGTgatttatattaaaaatgaaataatctaTACCTAAAAAAT
This genomic window from Anopheles maculipalpis chromosome 2RL, idAnoMacuDA_375_x, whole genome shotgun sequence contains:
- the LOC126559270 gene encoding UPF0587 protein CG4646; amino-acid sequence: MGKIGLQIKATLENIEELKTNHPNYTFFLKIKCSNCGEVSDKWHDLTESEHINEDSRNPKGFNFYMKCRMCSRENSIDIIEGSNASYTEQDSGKKKTIVAFDCRGVEPIEFSPRSGWIAKATENGPTFEDIDLSDDDWVEYDQKNNNSVGVYEFESDFIKLKK
- the LOC126558165 gene encoding transcription factor Ouib-like — protein: MAFLAPSCCRLCLNSPPSDSLVFSVFDTFQGKVLSQLIEELFAIKILEDDRLLSLCLECVNRINTVHKIKQLFVENDRKLHELLPNHPPSSDAFVEELVYDVFTVGNTDTSADIAGEGSSVSHEAAVQESSEPTAPSPSHGSIDEDMNDDTPAHLYPDAKDEPANKSPQSSPIKTPSSATQANAQLPQNKCYFCGVIFESQIKFTHHLPSHFADVPYTCTECDGLVFKTVREASKHISYHDANERPFKCRICTLRFPTRVNSLTHERKIHRFKLKRIEATKAKGSSNKQRTSERRSTTVQKKQNIPKSNSSPKLVAIEHVCEICDKKFTAKKNLTRHLMIHTGEKPFKCDRCDRSFRQAGELKKHLCLHSTKRECTEQRTPAIKRSPSGSSGSGSTDAKCVNKRSSGRCLVSC